The Mycobacteriales bacterium genome contains the following window.
TGCCGACCCTGATGCGGGTCGTCGCTCCACCCATCAGGGTCAACGTCGCGGGGCCGTCGTACATCATGTGCGTCGGTCGATCGGGCTCCACGACGGTGTCGCAGTTCCACACCACCTCGAACCCGCGTTGCTCCGCCTCGAGCCACCGCTCCCGGAGCGTCTCCAGCGGGAGGTTCTGGTACTGGTAGGCACAGAAGCGCAGCCCGGACATCGATGGCCCCGTATTCGTAGCCCTGCATGGCTTATCTGCCCATCGTCCGGCTCGTCATATCGAGCGTCAAGGCGCTTGCCGGCGCACAGAACGGGCCCCGGTCGGCGGTGACGTCGACCAGGGCCCGTGCTGTTGCGATCCGACTTTCTTAGTTGTCGCCGTCCGCCGACGGGAGGTAGGCGCCCGGCACCTGGTTCGGCGAGTAGATCTTGTGCTCACCCGGGTAGGGCTTCGACCACCCGTGCGTCTCGTACCACGTGAGGTGGTTCATCTGCGTGGGATCGGCGTAGTCGGGTGTAGCGCTCGTTCCGGTCAGACGCTGGTGCGTCTTCCATTCCTGCCACTGCGCCGCGACCTGCTTCTGGCTCGCGGGCACCGTGGTCGACGGCTCGGCCGCGGCATCCTTCGCCGGGACGTTGTCCAGACCGCAGGACGGCGCGCCGCCGGTCAGACCCAACGTCAGCGAGGTCTGGTTCGGCACGGCGTTGAACGGCGCGTCGTTCGGCTTCTGGGTGAACGCCGCCGTCATCGGAGTGGCCGCGGTGTCCTTCTGGTTCATCGGGTGGATCCCGAGGATCTGCTCGATGGTGCGGATCATCATGATCTGCGAGTAGTAGTGGTTGTCGACAACACCGTGCTGGGCCCAGGGGCTGATGATCTGGATCGGAGCGCGATGGCCGTCGACGTGGTCGAGGCCGGCCTGGCTGTCGTCCTCGACGACGAAGATTGCCGAATCCTTCCAATACTTGCTGTGCGAGATTTTGTCGACGATCTTGCCGGTCGCGAGGTCGTTGTCGGCAACCTGGGCCGTCGGGTTCAGCGGGCCGCCCGTGTGGTCACTCGACAGCCAGAACATGTTCAGGTTGGCCGGCCCGTTCTTCTCGAAGTCCTGCTTCCAGATCTCGTACCGGTACTGATCCGGGATCGAGGTGTCGAACTTCGGGAAGCCGTGCACGGACACGTCGTTGAGCGACGGGATCGGTGAGGACGACACCAGCGGGTACTCAGTGGGCTGACCGGTCGCGTCCATGGTCTTGGCGTCGCAGTAGAGGTTCTGCCAGGTCGCGCCGGCCGGCTTGGTCAGGAACTGCTGGAACTCGCCGAAGTCGCGCACGGTCTTGCCAGCCGCCTGGGCGCCGGACCAGATGAATCCGGAGGCCTGGTGGCCGAGAGCGTCGTCCTCGGTGTCGTAACTGCGCAGGTACTCACCGGCCGAGGATTCGGTGTACTCCGGGTTGTCGGCCTGCATCAGCCAGTTGTGGCCCTCGGCGGAGTTGGTGCCGACGTCATAGGTGTTGTCGTAGAGCCCGAACTGCTTGGCCAACGCGTGCTGGTTCGGGGTGACCTTCTCACCGAACTGGGCAAGCGCCGGGTCGCCGTTGCCGCTTGTGATGTCGCCGTAGTCCTGGTCGTAGGTGCGGTTCTCCTTGACGATCAGGAAGACGTGTTTGATCGTCGAGGGCTCTCCGATCCGCTGCGGAACCGGTACGGCTTTCGCCTTGCTCTTGCCCTTGGTGAACAGGACCGAGTCTGTGGTCCAGCCGTTCTGCTGGAAGACCGTGGCGGTGTCAGCCTTGATCACGTTGTCGCTCGGTAGCGTGAATTTCTGCAGGCTCGACGTCGTGTCATGGGTGCCGTGCCCGGCAGCGGTCGTGGGACGGCGGGCGTCGATCCCGCGGGTGTTCGCGATCAGCACATTCTTGCCGGAGGCCGTAATCCCGTCCGGGAAGTAGTCCGTCGGCAGCAGACCGACATAGCTGACCGGCTCCTGCGGCTTGCTGTAACGGTAGACGGCGACGGCGTTGGCCCGGCCGAGCGCCACCAACAAGTGGCCGTCGCTGGTGAGGGTGATCCCGTCCGGTTCGTAACCCACCTTGGCCTCCGGCCAGGGCTGGGTGGAGATGGACTGGACGACCTTGTCGTTGGCGGTGGCGATGACGGAGACCGTGTTGCTGTTGGTGTTGGCGACGAACACCGCGCCGTTCTTGGCGTATAGGGCGGTCGGGTGCAGGCCGACCTCGATGCTCTTGGCCGCCGCGGTCGGGCGCGCCAGGTTGATGACGCTGACCGTGCCGGTGGTCGTGGAACCGGTGACCGGGTTGGCCGGCACCTGGGTGTTGTACGAGTTCATCGTGGTTTCGCCGGGCTTCGCCGGACGCCCGCCCTCGTTGGTGACGTAGATCTTGTCGCCGACCCGGACGATGTCGCGCGGGGCGGTCCCGACGGCCCAGCTCTGCTGGATGTCGCCGGTCCCCGCGTTGATCGCGATCACGCGGTTCTGGCCGTTGACGGCCGAGTACACGGTGGAGCCGTCGGCGGAGAACACGGCCTGCGCCGACAATGCGTGCTTAGGCCCGTCCGCCGGTATCGAGACAGTGGTCGGGTTACTGAGGGTGCCGTCGGAGTTCACCGTGAACTTGGTGTAGCCGTCGGTCCGCGGCATCCACAGCGTCTTACCGTCAGGCGAGTACGACGGACCCTCCTGGCCGACGTCGCTGCCGGTGATCTTCAGGTTGTCCGCCGCGTTGTTCCCGACGAGCTGCTGAACCTTCCAGCTCTTGAGATCCACGATGGTGAGCGCGGAGTCTCCATCGGTGGTCAGCGCTGCGAGGTGGCTCCCGTCCGGGCTGACCGAGGAAGCCATGATCTTGCCATCGTTGACGACGAGGTGAGTGCCGATCGACTTGAGGTACTGGTCGCTGGATATGACCTCGCCCTTGTCGGTGGTCTGGCCGACCTGGTCGGTGCCGAACTCTTGCGTCGAGGCAAGGCCGACGCCGGAACCGACGGCGACGAGTGCGCAACCGCCGGCGACGGCCGTTGCCATGCGGATCCGACGGCCGCGGCGTGGACCGAGAAGTTTGGAACGGACCCTCTCGTCACGCCGATAGTTGCGTGTTACCTGCATCAGTCATCCTTTCGCGGTGGGGAGCAGGTCGACGTCGGCGTCGAACTGCCAGAGAGGGTTCGGTTCGTCCCCGGTCGGGGTCCGTACCTGGAAGTAGCCGTTGACGTCCTTCGGTCCGTCCCCGTCGGCGACGAACCGTCCGTCCGGCTTGACGTCAAGCTGGTAGATGGCGGACCCAGTGGCTCCCGCGACGTGCGGAAGATGCCAGCTGACGACGCAACGCCAGTCGTTGCCCGGCCCGGTGGGCGCGACCAAGCCGTCGCCCTTGTTGCACGTCGCGCGAGCCGCCAGCTGCGCCTCGGTGACGTCGGGACGGTGAAGCTGCCTGGCCTGCAGACGGTAGAGGTGGGCGAACGCTGTGGCGACCGACCGCTGCACCTTGCCCTGCTCAATTCCGGCGCTCGTACCTGCGGTCGAAGCGGCAATGATCGCGATCGTGATGCCGAGGAGTCCGACCAGCGGGAGTACTCCGACGGTGATCTCGCGGCGCCCCGGGCCGTTGTGGGTGCCGCTGGTGAAATCACGGCGTACGAACAGCAGGTAGGCCAGCGTTGTCGCGGCGACGGCCCACACCAGGCTGACCCCGATGCCGATCAGTAAAGGACCCACCTGGACCGGGCTGGTGAACAGGCCGTACCAGGCGATGAAGGCGTAGCCGGGCAGTGCGAGCCGTACCGCGACGGGCAGCGGCAGCAACTGCGCAAGCTGCATCGCCAGGGCGAAGAAGGCCGGCAGCAGAAGCCCCATCGGGGAACGCCGCAGCGCGATGGAGCCGAGTAGGCCGATCGCACCGAGGGCCAGCGTCGGAGCGAGGACGCAGACCCAGGCGAGCAGGACCCGCCCGACGGCGTCCGCCGGGGCCAGCAGGTGGCCGTCGAGGCCGACCAGGGGTTGGTTGCCGATCGCCGCGACCCCGCCCACCGCGCTGGAAACCGCCAGCCCGGCAACGAGCAGCAGGATGACGCTGAGGCTGGCAAATCCCTTGGCGACGAAGATCCGTCGAGACGACCGCACCGC
Protein-coding sequences here:
- a CDS encoding ABC transporter permease; the protein is MTATVTDARAAGARRVPVSRGYRFELVKLLSQWRIRLLILACWLAPAVFVALVSQQTSLPADTFFGRWMHATGWAGALVMLGFSGTWTLPLVTSVVAGDVFATEDRLGTWRHLLVAVRSSRRIFVAKGFASLSVILLLVAGLAVSSAVGGVAAIGNQPLVGLDGHLLAPADAVGRVLLAWVCVLAPTLALGAIGLLGSIALRRSPMGLLLPAFFALAMQLAQLLPLPVAVRLALPGYAFIAWYGLFTSPVQVGPLLIGIGVSLVWAVAATTLAYLLFVRRDFTSGTHNGPGRREITVGVLPLVGLLGITIAIIAASTAGTSAGIEQGKVQRSVATAFAHLYRLQARQLHRPDVTEAQLAARATCNKGDGLVAPTGPGNDWRCVVSWHLPHVAGATGSAIYQLDVKPDGRFVADGDGPKDVNGYFQVRTPTGDEPNPLWQFDADVDLLPTAKG
- a CDS encoding phosphoesterase; protein product: MATAVAGGCALVAVGSGVGLASTQEFGTDQVGQTTDKGEVISSDQYLKSIGTHLVVNDGKIMASSVSPDGSHLAALTTDGDSALTIVDLKSWKVQQLVGNNAADNLKITGSDVGQEGPSYSPDGKTLWMPRTDGYTKFTVNSDGTLSNPTTVSIPADGPKHALSAQAVFSADGSTVYSAVNGQNRVIAINAGTGDIQQSWAVGTAPRDIVRVGDKIYVTNEGGRPAKPGETTMNSYNTQVPANPVTGSTTTGTVSVINLARPTAAAKSIEVGLHPTALYAKNGAVFVANTNSNTVSVIATANDKVVQSISTQPWPEAKVGYEPDGITLTSDGHLLVALGRANAVAVYRYSKPQEPVSYVGLLPTDYFPDGITASGKNVLIANTRGIDARRPTTAAGHGTHDTTSSLQKFTLPSDNVIKADTATVFQQNGWTTDSVLFTKGKSKAKAVPVPQRIGEPSTIKHVFLIVKENRTYDQDYGDITSGNGDPALAQFGEKVTPNQHALAKQFGLYDNTYDVGTNSAEGHNWLMQADNPEYTESSAGEYLRSYDTEDDALGHQASGFIWSGAQAAGKTVRDFGEFQQFLTKPAGATWQNLYCDAKTMDATGQPTEYPLVSSSPIPSLNDVSVHGFPKFDTSIPDQYRYEIWKQDFEKNGPANLNMFWLSSDHTGGPLNPTAQVADNDLATGKIVDKISHSKYWKDSAIFVVEDDSQAGLDHVDGHRAPIQIISPWAQHGVVDNHYYSQIMMIRTIEQILGIHPMNQKDTAATPMTAAFTQKPNDAPFNAVPNQTSLTLGLTGGAPSCGLDNVPAKDAAAEPSTTVPASQKQVAAQWQEWKTHQRLTGTSATPDYADPTQMNHLTWYETHGWSKPYPGEHKIYSPNQVPGAYLPSADGDN